The Virgibacillus siamensis sequence AAAGTCAACATCGTTCGCTTCCAGCTCACCGTGTTTCCTTTATCTCATTGCGGTTGGAGGAAGATCGGCTAAAACCGCCGCTTTGCGCGGCAACGCCGACCCACCCTGCATGGCAGGGCGCAGTTTGTACGTTGCTAACCGGGCGCTTGCGCTTTTGTTTTCTTCAAAAGCTCATTCTTGCTTAAAATCCTTCAGTTCGGTAAAGTGAAAATGTATCGTTAATAAAGGAGGATATCATGACACATCTATCTTTTTCATACAACAAAGCATTGTCTTTTTTTAATGAAAATGAATTGGACTATCTGAAACCATTTGTAGAACAAGCCCATCAGGCATTACATAATCAAACGGGACAGGGGAATGATTTTCTGGGTTGGCTCAACCTTCCGGAATCATATGATAAGGAAGAATTTACCCGCATTCAACAAGCAGCAGATAAAATAAGGAATGATTCCGATATCCTGCTTGTTATCGGAATTGGCGGTTCGTACCTGGGTTCGCGTGCAGCAATTGAAATGCTAACCCATTCATTCGGACTAAACAAGAATGCACCACAGATTATTTTCGCAGGTCACCACATGAGTTCAACCTATATGCATGAATTGTTTGACGTTCTCGAAAACAAAGATATTTCTATCAATGTTATCTCGAAAAGCGGAACGACAACCGAACCAGCTATCGCCTTTCGTATCTTTAAAAAGTACCTTGTCGATAAATACGGAGAAGAAGAAGCTCGAAAACGGATTTTCGCCACTACCGATGAAGAAAAAGGTGCCCTGAAAACGGCTGCTGATGAAGCAGGATATGAAACGTTTGTCATTCCGGATGATGTAGGCGGACGTTACTCTGTACTGACAGCAGTCGGGTTGCTCCCAATTGCTGTAAGCGGTATTTCGATTGATGACATGATGCAGGGTGCGAAGGATGCTATGAATGACCTCAATACCCCGGAACTTTATGATAATCCTGCATATCAATATGCAGCAGTACGAAACATTCTTTACAATAAAGGAAAGACAATTGAAATGCTTATCAATTATGAACCGCATCTGCAGTATGTTGCTGAGTGGTGGAAACAGCTGTTCGGCGAAAGTGAAGGAAAAGATCAAAAAGGTATCTTTCCTGCCTCCGCCAATTTTACAACCGACCTTCATTCAATGGGACAGTACATACAGGACGGCCGGCGGGATCTTTTTGAAACCGTGCTGCATGTAAAAGAACCTAAGCATGAGCTGACACTGGAAGCGGATGAAGCAAATTCGGATGGTCTGAACTACCTTGCCGGAAAAACCATTCATGACATTAATGACAAAGCATTCCAAGGCACGATGCTTGCTCATACAGACGGCGGTGTACCAAACCTGGTTGTTGAATTACCGGCACTTGATGCCTATTCATTCGGTTACATGGTGTACTTTTTTGAGAAAGCATGTGCCATCAGCGGTTACCTGCTAGGCGTCAATCCATTTGATCAGCCTGGTGTGGAAGCATATAAGAAAAACATGTTTGCATTGCTGGGAAAACCGGGTTTTGAAGCAGAAAAAGCTAAACTGGAGGATCGTTTGAAATAAAGCATTTTCCAAGAACAAAAGCGGAAGCGCCCGTTAAGCAATGTACAAACTGCGCCCTGCCATGCAGGGTGGGTCGGCGTTGCCGCGCAAAGCGGCGGTTTTAGCCGATCTTCCTCCAACCGCAATGAGATAAAGGAAACACGGTGAGCTGGAAGCGAACCGATGTTGACTTTCACCACAAGGGTATAAGTGCGACTAAGCCTCTGGTTTCACCAATCGGCAAGTCTTCTTTATCGTAGTGGAGGAGTGTGAAGTTTGCTAGTTGCTGGGCGCTGGAGCTGGACGCGGCTAATCAGAAAATGTTAATGATCCACAGGTGAAAATTCTATAATTTTCTAGATTGTATAGAAAAAAATTACAAATTTCTTGTCAAAATATGTTTATATTAATGGAATCCGGGTATTACTATAAATGTAAGACTTTCTCGTATTCCCCCTGTAAAGCAAGGCGTTTCTAACGCTTTGCTTCTTTTTTTTGCTATTTATTAAGCATGCGTCCTTTGCAGACAAACCGCTAATCAAGCGGCTCCCCTTCTATTTTGTTATAATAATCGTATGATTAAGTTTAGCAGGAGGAGATCATTTGGGAATATTTGAGGAAATTCACGACCGTAAAAATACGAGATCTGTTAAATGGGATATGCTGAAGCCCGTTTTCCAGACGGATGATGTACTGCCAATGTGGGTTGCCGATATGGACTTCAAAGCACCACAGGCCGTTAATGATGCATTAAAAGCACGTGCTGATCATGGGATTTACGGCTATACCATCATTGATGAAGACATAAAAAAATCAATTACCAACTGGGTTGAAAATCGTCACAACTGGACAATTAAACAGGATTGGCTATCATTCAGTCCCGGTGTTGTGGCAAGTTTGCATATGGCTGTTCAAACCTTCACAAAACCGCATGACAAGGTGCTGATACAGACACCCGTTTACACACCGTTTTATAAAGTTATTGAAGGTCATGACCGGCAAATTGTAAAAAACAAGCTTCAATTAAAGGATAATTATTATCACATTGATTTCGCCGATTTTGAAGAAAAGTTAAAAGAAGTGCAAGCCTTCATGCTCTGCTCCCCGCATAATCCGGTCGGCAGGGTCTGGACAGAGGAAGAACTTCAGAAAATGGCTGAATTATGTCTGAAGCACGATGTAATTATTCTGTCCGATGAAATTCATGCCGATCTGATCTATCCTGGTCAAAAGCATGTTCCAATAGCATCCCTTTCTGCGGACATTGCCAATCAGACCATTACATTCATGTCCCCGTCCAAAACATTTAACCTTGCAGGGCTGCAGGCATCCTATATCATAACTGCCAACGAGGATAAACGTAATGCTTTAAGTGAACAATTGGAAAAGCAGGGACATCATATGCTTAATACAATGGGGAATACTGCACTTTACGCAGCATATGAGCATGGAGAAGAATGGCTTGATGAATTGCGTAATGTGTTAAAAGAAAACCAGGATTATGCAACAGAACTGCTCGAGGAAAAAACCGGCGGCAAACTGCAGGTTATTCGCTCTGAGGGTACATACCTTCTTTGGATTGACTGCAGTAAGTTGAACATGGACAAAACAGCGTTAAAGAAATTCATGATTGAGACTGCCAAAGTTGGTTTAAATGCCGGTGCTGACTACGGCGAAGAAGGCGATCCCTTCATGCGGATGAATCTTGCCTGTCCGAAACAAATAGTGGAAGAAGGCGTTGACCGCATTGTGAAGGCTGTTAATACGTTATAAGCAAAAACGGGATCCGCACAGACCAGGATCCCGTTTTATATTTATTTTTCTTTCTGTTTCTCATTGTACATCGTTGGATCGGTTGGTGAATTTCCCGGATTTTTATCTTTATTGGAAATGACGCCGCAAGCAATCCGAGGTCCTGAATCACCGCCCGGCTGGCTTACCCCGTCATCCTGACCGGCTGTAATGACGAGTGAGGTTCCTCCCCCTTCGATCAATGAATTTTTTCCGTCAAGCAATGTTGCCTTTGGAAGCAGCAATTCAGCGTCAGCCAGTCCGCCGGAATCAGCCAGTATATTCGGCAAATCACCAAGATGCGCACCTTCAGGATTCATCGGTCCATGCTCTTTTCCCTCGGGATTAAAGTGACTGCCCGCACTTTTGAAATCCGGACCTTTGCATTTTGGGTATTCATGCACATGGATCCCGTGAAACCCTGCTTCTAATCCCTCCAGTTTCAATTTCACTTGTACCCCTTCAGGCTGCTCGGTCAATTTAGCGGTTCCTATCATATCACCGCCTGCATTATACATTTCAACCGTTCGGGCTGTTTCCATATCTGCTGAACATGCCGTTAATACTAATAGGAACATAATCAATAATACCCTCATTTTCGCCGCTCCTTTTCAAACACTTTACGAGTAGTATTTGCAAGGAGACAAAAAATAAACGGACCAATTTCGTTCGTGGTCCGTCACTCTTTGTCATGGTTATTCAGCTTGTGCTGGTACTGTTGATTAAATTCTTTTTCTTCTTTTTTTGATTTTTTATAAAAAACATACATCATGACGGCCGCACCAATCATGAAAATAATCAGTGTAATCACTGCAGGAATGTATTCTGTTTTATCCTCAGGAAAATAAAGAAATTCCATCATCACTATCACATCCTCGTCAGCTAGTATAACATTTTTTGCCTCCTTGCGGAATAATGATTAGCCATTCCAATTGATTTTTGGCACAATAGAAACGAGGGAGGTACATATTTATGACAATTTCAATAGGAGACACCGTTCAAGTAAAATATAACTCGGGAAAATATATTGGGGAAGTTCTTGAAGACCGTGGAGACCGTTTTTTGGTAAAAGTTCATGCTGTTCAAAAACACCCGAAACAAGGTGATCTGCACAATCTTGGCCAAGTGGAGGATGTCTTTTTTCATGAGCGAAAGGCACTGGCACATTATGAAAAAATGAACGTCGTCCGTTCTGCTGTTCGCCCGTTTGACGGAAAAATCCCGGACTACGCGGAATCACTTCAAGACGCAATCGACGATTTGAAACAGACACTTTTACAAAAAAATACAGAATACAACGAGCTTGCCCTGACAACGCTGAAAAACCTTGAAGAGAATGACTATACCAATAGTTATTATAAATAATGATACAACTGCAGCCCCGGTCTGGGGGCTGCAGTTGTTAGTTTTGAATCACCCGGGGCAATCCCACATGTGAAGGTCGATAACTCACATTGATGGTTGATTCGTACATCCCGAAAGTTGATTATCCCACAATTACGGTTGATTCCTATCCACTATTGGTTGATAATCCTTAATGAAGGTCTATTTCATCAGATGAAGGTTGATTCCCTGCCCCGCCATACCTTGTACACCTCCAGTTCACAAACCATCGTACATAAAAAAGCGCCCCATCCATAATGAGACGCTTTTTTACTTACACGGTTGGGACGCGTAAATTTTTCTTCTTCTTTGGTGGTTTCCCATATATTTTTGTAGTAATATTTGGTGCGTAATTAAATATCATCATGCCAAGAAATGCCGTTATAATAATGTAAACCCCACCAAATACCTTAATTGATCCAGCAGCAACGCCCGCAATAACAACGGAAAATTCACCACGTGCACAAAGTGACAAGCCCGCCCTTAATGCAACTCGTTTCGGAAGCCCGTACAATTTTCCACCAATTATTCCAAGCAGTACTTTTGCAATCAATGACCAAGCAACAAGTGAAATCAGCATTCCAACGAACGGAATACCATTTCCCAATTCAATCGTTGTTCCAAAGTAGACAAAAAAGGTAGGCAGCAAGAGGTCCTTAACTGGAGATACGGTTCCTTCCACCTGTTCAATTTTGCCAATTTCCGCGAGCATAACACCAGCCAGAAATGCACCAAGAACTTCGGATAGCCCAAGGGAGACAGCGAGCCCGCCAAATGCTACTGCAATTCCTACCAACAGCACAATCTTGAAGTCTTCGTCATCAATCCGCAACAGGAATTTTTCGAAACGCTTGAAAACTGTTTTTCCAAGGACAACCGCAATAAGTGCAAGCCCTAAAATTTTTCCAATCAGCAACAGCATGTCCATTCCAGTAAATTGATCACCACTGCTTAACGCTATGATAATTGCAACCAAAATTGGTGCAACCAGATCCTCAAATACCAAAATTCCCAGAATATATTCTGTTTCAGCATTTGCCATTCGGCCTTTATCATCAAGCAGTTTCGCTGTTATCGTTGAACTGGTTGCAAATGTAATACTGCCAATGACAAACGCACTGAACAAGTCCGCACCAAACATAACTGCTATTATAATAGAAACAAACAAACTCAACAGGACATCCAACAGACCAGAACTCCAGATTTTCCTGGCCATTCCCCCAAGACGGCTCATATTAAATTCGAGTCCCAAAAGGAAGAACAATAAAACAATCGCAACTTCACCCGAAAATTGCAAAATCTCATTCTCATGTATTAAACCTGCGATTGAAATTCCAAAAAGAATATAAAGAATGACATTTGGAAACCTGGTCCTGAATCCGATATATCCTAAAATAAAAATACCCAGTAAAATTAATCCGGCACCTAATAGTGTAGGAACGTCATTCCACAAATTGCATCAGTCCTCACCCTTACAAAGTTTAGACAAGGTGGAAATCTGTTCTTCTTTCCCAACGGACATAAGAACATCGCCTGGTTTTAAAGTGGTGTCCGCTTCCGGTATGGCGATTACATCCTCACCATGGACAATGCCAATGATTGTCGCACCGGTAATGTTCCTTACATCAGATTCCTCAATCGTTTTATTTGCGAGAATCGATTTTTTCTCCAGTGTAATGTAATCTATAATAATTTGCCGCTTAAACATCCGCATTTTATCAATGCCCACCGGCTGGTATGTCGCACCGAGCAGTTGTGCGGCAATTTCCCTTGTTTCATCAGGGGTTAAATCCATCGCAAAATCTGCTTCATCATTTTCAGCATCATCAAAAAAGTAAAGTTCCCGTTTTCCTGTATGATGCACAATGATAACCAGCATATCTTCCTCAGCAGTTTTCAACGAAATTTTTTGCCCGATTCCAGGCAATTGGGATACTGAAATATCCATCCATGTCACCTCTTTAATTCCAATTTCCACGCTACACAAAAAAATTAAAAGCTAGAGGGAATTCTCTCTAGCTCCAACTTATTCACCCAAATGTTCTTTCATTACTTCAGCAACACCATTGATTGCTTCTTCTTCGTCACCGCCGTTTGCAGTGATTTTAACTTGTGCATCTTTCGGAATACCAAGTGACATAACACCCATAATTGATTTCAGGTTAACGCTTTTGTCATTATAAGAAATCTCAATTTCTGATTCAAACTGTCCTGCCTTATTCACAAGCAATGTTGCCGGACGAGCGTGTACACCCGTGTCAGCTGTAATTGTAAATGTTTGTTCTTTCATATTATTTCATCCTTCCGAATATAAGTTCATTTTTTATGTACATGTATAACCTGCACAGGTTTATTATATACAATAACAGCTTATTTTGAAACCAAAAAGTTACTGCATTGTTTATTTAGATTGCACTAACTTATTTGTTTTTAAACGCGCATTATGATACCGTTACGTTGAATAATTCCGAACTGATAGGGAGGCAACAAAAAAATGAGTGTACATATAGGAGCAAAACAAGGTGATATTGCCGATAAAATTCTTCTGCCCGGTGACCCGCTAAGAGCAAAATTTATAGCGGAAACATTTTTGGAAGATGTTTCCCAGTACAATAAAGTCCGCGGCATGTACGGATATACAGGCACATATAAAGGTGAGCGCATTTCGGTTCAGGGAACGGGTATGGGAGTGCCATCCATCTCCATCTATGTCAATGAATTGATTCAAAGTTATGATGTACAAAAACTGCTTCGGGTCGGAACGTGCGGTGCAATCCAAAAAGATGTCCAAGTACGTGATGTAATCCTTGCTCAGGGAGCTACAACCGATTCCAAAATGAATCAAATGATTTTTAATGGCATTGACTATGCGCCGATTGCAGATTTTGATTTGCTGAAGAATGCTTATGATACAGGTATTGAAAAAGGCATGAACTTGCGTGTGGGAAATGTTTTTACCAGTGATACATTTTATCGGGATAATGCTCGGGAAGTGAATGAACTGCTGGCAAAATACAAAGTACTGGCAATTGAAATGGAAACTACCGCATTATATACCTTGGCAGCCAAATATGATCGACAAGCATTGTCCGTCCTAACTGTATCTGATCATATTCTGACTGGTGAAGAAACAACCGCGGAAGAACGACAGACGACCTTCAATGAAATGATGGAAATTGCCTTGAATGCAGCAATAAAGTAATTTCAGAAAGAGGCTGAGACAAAAGTGTATGATCCAAAGAAAATCCGAACAACTAATTAAAAAATGGAGCGAATAGCCGCTTCCGGAAATATACTTCTCTAGTCGCCAAATTGTTCGTCTTTTGAATCATACTTTTTGATATGTCCCAGCCTCTTTTCACGCCTTCATTGTTCACCTATGCATTAATAAGTTGACAATATTGCCTTGCCCCATTTAAGATAAATAAAGAAAGGGGCGAACAACGTGAAAGATTTAAGAGCAACTGATCTTACGTTTGGAGCGGTTTTTGTGTGTCTCATGACGGTTGGGGCCAATATTGCCGTCTGGTTCCCGATGCTGGCCATACCAATAGGAGGTGCATCGGTGCCAATATCACTGCAAACCTTCTTTGCGATACTTGCCGGACTAATGCTTGGCAAAAAACTTGGCAGTATTTCAATGATTACGTACATATTGGTTGGAATTGCCGGTGTGCCCGTTTTCGCAAACATGTCAGCAGGTCCGATGGCACTCATTTCACCAACCGGCGGATTTATATTCTCATTCATATTTATCGCGTTCTTTGTCGGAATGATCGCTGAATTGACTAAAAAACCGTCCATTCCCGTTTATACATTTGCATCACTTATTGGACTGGTCTTCAACTATGGAATTGGGGTTACGTACATGTATGCTGCCATGAATACATGGCTCGAACTGCACGTGACCTATCAGGCAGCATGGATTAGTATGATTCCATTTCTAATAAAAGATACTGCCCTCGCAGTACTTGCCGGTGTATTTATGCTCAATTTGGCCAAGCGGATTCCAGCGAGATGGACACCTGCCGCTAAAGCATCGTAAACTGTAAAGATGGCATTCCTGTATGGGGTGCCTTTTTTACGTGATAAAGCGCAGTCATTATGATAAAATTGCATATCATATAATTGAAGTACGTTTTCGTGTTATCCATGAAACACATATGACAACAACAGAAAGGATGTTTTC is a genomic window containing:
- a CDS encoding cation:proton antiporter → MWNDVPTLLGAGLILLGIFILGYIGFRTRFPNVILYILFGISIAGLIHENEILQFSGEVAIVLLFFLLGLEFNMSRLGGMARKIWSSGLLDVLLSLFVSIIIAVMFGADLFSAFVIGSITFATSSTITAKLLDDKGRMANAETEYILGILVFEDLVAPILVAIIIALSSGDQFTGMDMLLLIGKILGLALIAVVLGKTVFKRFEKFLLRIDDEDFKIVLLVGIAVAFGGLAVSLGLSEVLGAFLAGVMLAEIGKIEQVEGTVSPVKDLLLPTFFVYFGTTIELGNGIPFVGMLISLVAWSLIAKVLLGIIGGKLYGLPKRVALRAGLSLCARGEFSVVIAGVAAGSIKVFGGVYIIITAFLGMMIFNYAPNITTKIYGKPPKKKKNLRVPTV
- a CDS encoding phosphocarrier protein HPr, producing the protein MKEQTFTITADTGVHARPATLLVNKAGQFESEIEISYNDKSVNLKSIMGVMSLGIPKDAQVKITANGGDEEEAINGVAEVMKEHLGE
- the kapB gene encoding sporulation phosphorelay system protein KapB, coding for MTISIGDTVQVKYNSGKYIGEVLEDRGDRFLVKVHAVQKHPKQGDLHNLGQVEDVFFHERKALAHYEKMNVVRSAVRPFDGKIPDYAESLQDAIDDLKQTLLQKNTEYNELALTTLKNLEENDYTNSYYK
- a CDS encoding glucose-6-phosphate isomerase is translated as MTHLSFSYNKALSFFNENELDYLKPFVEQAHQALHNQTGQGNDFLGWLNLPESYDKEEFTRIQQAADKIRNDSDILLVIGIGGSYLGSRAAIEMLTHSFGLNKNAPQIIFAGHHMSSTYMHELFDVLENKDISINVISKSGTTTEPAIAFRIFKKYLVDKYGEEEARKRIFATTDEEKGALKTAADEAGYETFVIPDDVGGRYSVLTAVGLLPIAVSGISIDDMMQGAKDAMNDLNTPELYDNPAYQYAAVRNILYNKGKTIEMLINYEPHLQYVAEWWKQLFGESEGKDQKGIFPASANFTTDLHSMGQYIQDGRRDLFETVLHVKEPKHELTLEADEANSDGLNYLAGKTIHDINDKAFQGTMLAHTDGGVPNLVVELPALDAYSFGYMVYFFEKACAISGYLLGVNPFDQPGVEAYKKNMFALLGKPGFEAEKAKLEDRLK
- a CDS encoding biotin transporter BioY — its product is MKDLRATDLTFGAVFVCLMTVGANIAVWFPMLAIPIGGASVPISLQTFFAILAGLMLGKKLGSISMITYILVGIAGVPVFANMSAGPMALISPTGGFIFSFIFIAFFVGMIAELTKKPSIPVYTFASLIGLVFNYGIGVTYMYAAMNTWLELHVTYQAAWISMIPFLIKDTALAVLAGVFMLNLAKRIPARWTPAAKAS
- a CDS encoding cation:proton antiporter regulatory subunit; protein product: MDISVSQLPGIGQKISLKTAEEDMLVIIVHHTGKRELYFFDDAENDEADFAMDLTPDETREIAAQLLGATYQPVGIDKMRMFKRQIIIDYITLEKKSILANKTIEESDVRNITGATIIGIVHGEDVIAIPEADTTLKPGDVLMSVGKEEQISTLSKLCKGED
- a CDS encoding superoxide dismutase family protein is translated as MRVLLIMFLLVLTACSADMETARTVEMYNAGGDMIGTAKLTEQPEGVQVKLKLEGLEAGFHGIHVHEYPKCKGPDFKSAGSHFNPEGKEHGPMNPEGAHLGDLPNILADSGGLADAELLLPKATLLDGKNSLIEGGGTSLVITAGQDDGVSQPGGDSGPRIACGVISNKDKNPGNSPTDPTMYNEKQKEK
- a CDS encoding MalY/PatB family protein; this encodes MGIFEEIHDRKNTRSVKWDMLKPVFQTDDVLPMWVADMDFKAPQAVNDALKARADHGIYGYTIIDEDIKKSITNWVENRHNWTIKQDWLSFSPGVVASLHMAVQTFTKPHDKVLIQTPVYTPFYKVIEGHDRQIVKNKLQLKDNYYHIDFADFEEKLKEVQAFMLCSPHNPVGRVWTEEELQKMAELCLKHDVIILSDEIHADLIYPGQKHVPIASLSADIANQTITFMSPSKTFNLAGLQASYIITANEDKRNALSEQLEKQGHHMLNTMGNTALYAAYEHGEEWLDELRNVLKENQDYATELLEEKTGGKLQVIRSEGTYLLWIDCSKLNMDKTALKKFMIETAKVGLNAGADYGEEGDPFMRMNLACPKQIVEEGVDRIVKAVNTL
- the deoD gene encoding purine-nucleoside phosphorylase — protein: MSVHIGAKQGDIADKILLPGDPLRAKFIAETFLEDVSQYNKVRGMYGYTGTYKGERISVQGTGMGVPSISIYVNELIQSYDVQKLLRVGTCGAIQKDVQVRDVILAQGATTDSKMNQMIFNGIDYAPIADFDLLKNAYDTGIEKGMNLRVGNVFTSDTFYRDNAREVNELLAKYKVLAIEMETTALYTLAAKYDRQALSVLTVSDHILTGEETTAEERQTTFNEMMEIALNAAIK